One Thermoanaerobacter pseudethanolicus ATCC 33223 DNA window includes the following coding sequences:
- the cas2 gene encoding CRISPR-associated endonuclease Cas2, whose protein sequence is MFLILVYDVNEKRVNKVLKTCRKYLHWVQNSVLEGEISEANLKKLKIELSRIIDKDEDSVIFYILRTTKYSEREILGLRKGGEDIII, encoded by the coding sequence ATGTTTTTAATTTTAGTATACGATGTGAATGAAAAAAGGGTCAATAAAGTCTTAAAAACTTGCAGAAAATACCTTCACTGGGTTCAAAATTCTGTTTTAGAAGGCGAAATATCAGAAGCCAATCTTAAAAAACTAAAAATAGAGCTTTCAAGAATAATAGACAAAGATGAGGATTCAGTTATTTTTTATATTTTACGGACTACCAAATATTCTGAAAGAGAAATCCTTGGGCTTAGAAAAGGTGGAGAAGACATAATTATATAA